One window of the Cherax quadricarinatus isolate ZL_2023a chromosome 1, ASM3850222v1, whole genome shotgun sequence genome contains the following:
- the LOC128689879 gene encoding uncharacterized protein isoform X2, whose protein sequence is MMDGSPGTQELLSFDDAEEMLDTSIDDLTNVHVSNTEPTNVARSVETPVPQGEVNYQSSIHQSVGVHYGAFPGIYTPLTTCSYSQHNTQPDGNDCYSLSNTTDTRGLQRCTSETQYSQTSQPDVRNLNVPPQQEIMTPPAHTNADTQQSNATASGDQILDNFYIKPRESSGSQPFNYNNLYLPDMDNLSYYEFPSVNSPPGPSQEGKSGSRALNYIGRNAEQEVQQGMLTSPTFPFNSFEPLNNRQWQMNSGAGRDANNDSLNLQDCGSSLHHLSGTNSTPNILISPNSTLNERETCVLNEDEGNIIEHNTKGTMCIPEVSDEGICSNGNVFPTTSELSTGTSVVTCPGSKPPQDLQSRSRKKQRSTRNKAYERQEPYTNKEEEKKRRDAIRAKNCRDRNKEKMEKLEAKVQELTKMYNKEHEEKDNLSKENDNLSKEKDNLSKMIIILQQELEGCKNSYENTLNFLKKNYGIVLPHYQSDKPSPQ, encoded by the exons ATGATGGACGGATCACCTGGGACCCAAGAACTCCTCTCGTTTGATGATGCTGAGGAAATGTTGGATACTTCGATTGATGACTTAACTAAtgtacatgtcagtaacactgagCCTACTAATGTAGCTCGATCGGTGGAGACTCCAGTTCCACAAGGGGAGGTCAATTACCAATCTTCCATTCATCAGAGTGTAGGTGTACATTATGGCGCCTTCCCGGGGATTTACACACCCTTaacaacatgcagttactcacaGCATAATACTCAACCAGATGGAAATGACTGCTACTCTCTTAGTAATACAACAGACACCAGAGGTCTACAGCGTTGTACTTCAGAAACGCAGTACTCTCAAACATCACAACCAGATGTTAGGAATCTTAATGTACCACCCCAACAAGAGATCATGACACCACCAGCCCATACTAATGCAGACACACAGCAAAGCAACGCAACAGCCAGTGGCGATCAAATTTTGGATAACTTTTACATTAAGCCACGTGAAAGTTCAGGGAGCCAGCCTTTTAactataataatttatatttacCTGATATGGACAATTTATCATATTATGAATTTCCCAGTGTTAATAGCCCTCCTGGGCCGTCGCAAGAGGGAAAATCTGGAAGTAGAGCTTTGAACTATATCGGAAGAAATGCTGAGCAAGAAGTTCAGCAGGGAATGCTTACATCCCCAACCTTTCCGTTTAATTCCTTTGAACCTCTGAACAATAGGCAATGGCAAATGAACTCTGGAGCAGGTCGTGATGCCAACAACGATAGCTTGAATCTGCAAGATTGTGGTTCATCACTGCATCATCTTTCAGGAACTAATTCGACACCAAATATACTCATCAGCCCCAATTCAACGCTTAATGAAAGAGAAACATGTGTGTTAAATGAAGACGAAGGCAACATTATCGAGCACAATACCAAGGGTACTATGTGCATCCCTGAAGTCAGCGATGAAGGAATTTGTTCCAACGGGAATGTCTTCCCTACGACTTCAGAACTCTCGACCGGGACCAGTGTCGTGACATGCCCAGGATCGAAACCACCACAAGATCTGCAAAGTCGTTCTCGAAAAAAACAGCGTTCTACCAGAAACAAGGCATATGAACGTCAGGAACCCTACACCAATAAAGAGGAAGAAAAAAAGCGTCGAGATGCTATCAGGGCCAAGAACTGCAGAGACAGGAACAAGGAAAAGATGGAGAAATTAGAAGCTAAGGTCCAGGAGCTAACTAAAATGTATAATAAAGAGCATGAAGAGAAAGATAACCTAAGTAAAGAGAACGATAacctaagtaaagagaaagatAACCTAAGTAAAATGATCATCATCCTGCAGCAAGAATTGGAGGGTTGTAAGAACTCCTATGAAAATACGCTGAACTTCCTCAAAAAGAATTATGGCATTGTTCTTCCTCATTATCAGAGCGACAA GCCATCACCACAGTGA
- the LOC128689879 gene encoding uncharacterized protein isoform X1 gives MMDGSPGTQELLSFDDAEEMLDTSIDDLTNVHVSNTEPTNVARSVETPVPQGEVNYQSSIHQSVGVHYGAFPGIYTPLTTCSYSQHNTQPDGNDCYSLSNTTDTRGLQRCTSETQYSQTSQPDVRNLNVPPQQEIMTPPAHTNADTQQSNATASGDQILDNFYIKPRESSGSQPFNYNNLYLPDMDNLSYYEFPSVNSPPGPSQEGKSGSRALNYIGRNAEQEVQQGMLTSPTFPFNSFEPLNNRQWQMNSGAGRDANNDSLNLQDCGSSLHHLSGTNSTPNILISPNSTLNERETCVLNEDEGNIIEHNTKGTMCIPEVSDEGICSNGNVFPTTSELSTGTSVVTCPGSKPPQDLQSRSRKKQRSTRNKAYERQEPYTNKEEEKKRRDAIRAKNCRDRNKEKMEKLEAKVQELTKMYNKEHEEKDNLSKENDNLSKEKDNLSKMIIILQQELEGCKNSYENTLNFLKKNYGIVLPHYQSDKCSLHP, from the exons ATGATGGACGGATCACCTGGGACCCAAGAACTCCTCTCGTTTGATGATGCTGAGGAAATGTTGGATACTTCGATTGATGACTTAACTAAtgtacatgtcagtaacactgagCCTACTAATGTAGCTCGATCGGTGGAGACTCCAGTTCCACAAGGGGAGGTCAATTACCAATCTTCCATTCATCAGAGTGTAGGTGTACATTATGGCGCCTTCCCGGGGATTTACACACCCTTaacaacatgcagttactcacaGCATAATACTCAACCAGATGGAAATGACTGCTACTCTCTTAGTAATACAACAGACACCAGAGGTCTACAGCGTTGTACTTCAGAAACGCAGTACTCTCAAACATCACAACCAGATGTTAGGAATCTTAATGTACCACCCCAACAAGAGATCATGACACCACCAGCCCATACTAATGCAGACACACAGCAAAGCAACGCAACAGCCAGTGGCGATCAAATTTTGGATAACTTTTACATTAAGCCACGTGAAAGTTCAGGGAGCCAGCCTTTTAactataataatttatatttacCTGATATGGACAATTTATCATATTATGAATTTCCCAGTGTTAATAGCCCTCCTGGGCCGTCGCAAGAGGGAAAATCTGGAAGTAGAGCTTTGAACTATATCGGAAGAAATGCTGAGCAAGAAGTTCAGCAGGGAATGCTTACATCCCCAACCTTTCCGTTTAATTCCTTTGAACCTCTGAACAATAGGCAATGGCAAATGAACTCTGGAGCAGGTCGTGATGCCAACAACGATAGCTTGAATCTGCAAGATTGTGGTTCATCACTGCATCATCTTTCAGGAACTAATTCGACACCAAATATACTCATCAGCCCCAATTCAACGCTTAATGAAAGAGAAACATGTGTGTTAAATGAAGACGAAGGCAACATTATCGAGCACAATACCAAGGGTACTATGTGCATCCCTGAAGTCAGCGATGAAGGAATTTGTTCCAACGGGAATGTCTTCCCTACGACTTCAGAACTCTCGACCGGGACCAGTGTCGTGACATGCCCAGGATCGAAACCACCACAAGATCTGCAAAGTCGTTCTCGAAAAAAACAGCGTTCTACCAGAAACAAGGCATATGAACGTCAGGAACCCTACACCAATAAAGAGGAAGAAAAAAAGCGTCGAGATGCTATCAGGGCCAAGAACTGCAGAGACAGGAACAAGGAAAAGATGGAGAAATTAGAAGCTAAGGTCCAGGAGCTAACTAAAATGTATAATAAAGAGCATGAAGAGAAAGATAACCTAAGTAAAGAGAACGATAacctaagtaaagagaaagatAACCTAAGTAAAATGATCATCATCCTGCAGCAAGAATTGGAGGGTTGTAAGAACTCCTATGAAAATACGCTGAACTTCCTCAAAAAGAATTATGGCATTGTTCTTCCTCATTATCAGAGCGACAA atGCTCACTGCATCCCTAA